The following proteins come from a genomic window of Deltaproteobacteria bacterium:
- a CDS encoding agmatinase family protein — protein sequence MSFDPNAAAQPDSGVFGLPHSAEEARVVLIPVPFEATTSYGGGTVDGPKAILEASKQVDLFDIETGTPYQAGIHMLEEPTSVRAWNDEARKLAQVVIEEGGANGDPMLEANLEQVNALSERMNAWVHAEAKKWISAGKLVGVVGGDHSTPFGNIQAHAEAHPGMGVLHLDAHADLRVAYEGFIWSHASIMHNVVERIPGVARLVQVGIRDFCEEEHQQIVGSKGRIVTHFDALLAAEKQKGVTWAQQLARIVEPLPKDVYLSFDIDGLDPVLCPHTGTPVPGGLSFHEATALVRAVCESGRRIVGFDLNEVAPGPDDEWDGNVGARLLYKMIGWALKSRG from the coding sequence ATGAGCTTCGACCCCAACGCCGCTGCCCAGCCCGACTCGGGCGTCTTTGGACTCCCGCACTCCGCCGAGGAGGCGCGCGTGGTCCTCATTCCCGTGCCGTTCGAGGCCACCACCAGCTACGGCGGCGGCACCGTCGACGGGCCGAAGGCCATCCTCGAGGCCAGCAAGCAGGTCGACCTCTTCGACATCGAGACCGGCACGCCGTACCAGGCGGGCATCCACATGCTCGAGGAGCCGACCAGCGTCCGCGCCTGGAACGACGAGGCGCGCAAGCTGGCCCAGGTGGTCATCGAGGAAGGCGGCGCGAATGGCGACCCGATGCTCGAGGCAAATCTCGAGCAGGTGAACGCGCTCAGCGAGCGCATGAACGCCTGGGTCCACGCCGAGGCGAAGAAGTGGATCTCCGCGGGCAAGTTGGTGGGCGTCGTCGGCGGGGATCACTCCACGCCGTTCGGCAACATCCAGGCGCACGCCGAGGCCCATCCCGGCATGGGCGTGCTTCACCTCGACGCCCACGCGGATCTGCGCGTCGCCTACGAGGGCTTCATCTGGAGCCACGCGTCGATCATGCACAACGTGGTCGAGCGCATTCCGGGTGTCGCGCGGCTGGTGCAGGTGGGCATCCGCGACTTCTGCGAGGAGGAGCACCAGCAGATCGTGGGCTCCAAGGGCCGCATCGTCACCCACTTCGACGCGCTGCTCGCCGCCGAGAAGCAGAAGGGCGTGACCTGGGCCCAGCAGCTCGCGCGCATCGTCGAGCCGCTCCCGAAGGACGTGTACCTCTCCTTCGACATCGACGGGCTCGATCCCGTGCTCTGTCCGCACACCGGCACGCCCGTGCCTGGCGGCTTGAGCTTCCACGAGGCGACCGCGCTGGTGCGCGCCGTGTGCGAGAGCGGCCGGCGCATCGTGGGCTTCGACCTGAACGAGGTGGCGCCCGGCCCGGACGACGAGTGGGACGGCAACGTGGGCGCGCGGCTGCTCTACAAGATGATCGGCTGGGCGCTGAAGAGCCGGGGGTAG
- a CDS encoding quinone oxidoreductase, with protein sequence MNVKAIVVNNPGGPEALELRDRELPEPAPGQVRVRLRAIGVNYVDVYHREGRYPIPPPFTPGSEGAGVVEALGPNVEGVKVGDKVAYAMELGAYAEAANVHAWRLVPLPDGLEFEKAAAALLQGMTAKFLVDQTYPVQRGDFVLVHAASGGVGLWLCAMAKERGATVIGTVGSEEKAALAKKAGADHAILYRSQDVATEVARLTGGKKCAAVYDGVGKDTFAGSLDSLRPRGVLALFGMASGAVPPFDLGVLAQKGSLFITRPSLRDYAHDRASTLALGTPVFQGVRDGRYALHIDRALPLADAAQAHKLLEGRATRGKLILTVS encoded by the coding sequence ATGAATGTGAAGGCCATCGTCGTGAACAATCCGGGCGGCCCCGAGGCGCTCGAGCTTCGCGATCGCGAGCTGCCCGAGCCAGCTCCAGGCCAGGTGCGCGTGCGGCTTCGCGCCATCGGCGTGAACTACGTCGACGTCTACCACCGCGAAGGGCGCTACCCGATTCCGCCGCCGTTCACGCCGGGGTCCGAGGGCGCGGGCGTCGTCGAGGCGCTCGGGCCGAACGTGGAGGGCGTCAAGGTCGGCGACAAGGTCGCGTACGCGATGGAGCTCGGCGCGTACGCCGAAGCCGCGAACGTGCACGCCTGGCGGCTCGTCCCGCTCCCCGACGGACTCGAATTCGAGAAGGCCGCCGCGGCGCTGCTGCAGGGCATGACCGCCAAGTTCCTCGTCGACCAGACCTATCCTGTGCAGCGCGGCGACTTCGTGCTGGTGCACGCGGCTTCGGGCGGCGTCGGTCTGTGGCTCTGTGCGATGGCCAAGGAGCGCGGCGCGACGGTGATCGGCACCGTCGGCTCGGAGGAGAAGGCCGCGCTCGCGAAGAAGGCCGGCGCCGATCACGCCATCCTCTACCGCTCGCAGGATGTGGCCACGGAGGTCGCGCGCCTCACCGGCGGGAAGAAGTGCGCGGCGGTCTACGACGGCGTGGGCAAGGACACCTTCGCCGGCAGCCTCGACAGCCTGCGGCCGCGCGGCGTGCTCGCGCTCTTTGGCATGGCCTCGGGCGCGGTGCCGCCGTTCGATCTGGGCGTGCTGGCGCAGAAGGGCTCGCTCTTCATCACCCGGCCAAGCCTGCGCGACTACGCGCACGATCGCGCCTCGACGCTCGCGCTGGGAACGCCCGTGTTCCAGGGTGTCCGTGACGGCCGGTACGCGCTGCACATCGATCGCGCACTGCCGCTCGCCGACGCCGCGCAGGCGCACAAGCTGCTCGAGGGCCGGGCCACGCGCGGGAAGCTGATCCTGACCGTGTCGTGA